In Dermacentor variabilis isolate Ectoservices chromosome 10, ASM5094787v1, whole genome shotgun sequence, the genomic window AGAATATTCATCtcgccaccccccctccccccgcctccCTCCGCCAACCTCTGCTTCATCGTTTCCTTTATTCTCCTCTCTCTCACTCCTGAGACAGCGGACAATACGCCATGCTCAGCACAAGCGGATGATATTGCGCTGAAGCTTTCAGAATGTCGtcataaggaaagaaaaaaaaaaaaaggagagactCGCAGGTTTACGCCTCCTGAAAGTCACCCTTGCCAAGTCGGGTCTGTTCGCCCCCTTTATTATTACGTTCGCGAAAGTTGAAaacgggaaagaagaaaaaaaagaacaagaaacaaaaTCGACTGGCGGGTCACAGTTGAGAGAGTTCAGCAGCCGTTGTTTAGGAGCGTCGACGACAAAGCGGCCGCTATCCCAGGCGGCCCCTGGGGAGCGGTATCGCCTCACGGCAGGCGCCAGATGAATGGCTCTCCCGAGAGATGGCGCGCTCTCTCTCGCGCGCTATTCGCTTGCGCCAGCGGCTTGGAACTGCATGGCTGGCTTCTCTGCGTGCGCCGGGGTTTTCGGGGGATGCGTGGCGCCTTTCTGCAGAAATTAGTAGACGGCAGCTCTGGCGGCCTAAGGGAGCTCAACTGTGCCCTGCTAGCCAGAATGGGAATGATGTGCATACATTGTAGCACGGATGTGAACAAACTTCGCCACTGGATCCTCGAATTGATTGGTGACTTAGCGGAATGTCTGTTTTCGAGCGAAATATTGCATTGCCACTTGAACCGCGCGATAGAAATGAGAATGTGCGCTGTAACTTTGCAATAATGCTAGTCGAACGAGGAGAAGTGGAACTGAGGGATCCGATGTTTTGTTAGCCGCAATGGTATGACGCCAGCAGAAACTGAAGACCAGGAAAGCGTGAGGAAACATTATTTGTAGTTTTCAGTTGAAGTGTACAGACGGTAAGTTAAACGGAAACGAAAGGGGTCTAaaacaaacaacttgccgccgctGTGAGCTTCAAGTAAAATCAGCTCGTTATGTAAAGTAATTTACATGACGAGTTTACGAAGGACAAAATTCAGCGAAAGTGTCAGGCTCCTCGCTGATATATTAACTCTGTTCCCCAGCTACCCTAGGCTTTCCCTTGTGCCTTTCACCATTTAGGAGAGCAGATAGTAGGGGTAGTTGGTTGAAGGGCATGCTCAATAGTTTACACGGGGTAACACGTAACGTTCAGGATGATAGCCTTGTTTTGTTCTGTTTCCGTTTTCCTATTTATTCGTGCAAGTGTTTGGAATAAACTTCAGTTCTGAGTTAGCAGTCTGCctgtttttttgtcttttttctcGGCTTGGCCTCGTGTCTCCATGCAAACTTTTTCAGTGTGTCTTTCACCACATTGCTTGCCAGCAACAGGGCCAGGGACATCCCGTTGACCCCCGCTCGATGGTCTCTATAGGCGGGTCGCCGGACCTAGCGAATGTACGGCGTTGGTAATGTGGCCTAGCCCGAGGAGACGAATTTCGTTAAAACCTCCTCCCCTTGCGCTGAGCTGACCAGCGGGGACCGTTGCGCCTAGGGACGCACTCTTGACCGGGCTTCCCTGGTGTTTCTAGTTTGTTCTCTAGTTATCTAGCAGGTAATTATACAGTCATTGACTACGGGACCTGCTCCTGCACATCGAATATCACAGTTTGATATTTCAGAACTAACAAAATTCTGATTTTGAAACTCCAGAATGAACGAACAGAAGTCGATGCACAAACAAGCGCCATCAATCGCactcacgcacgcgcacacacgtacgcacacaagcGCTGTCGATCATATTGATTTGCGGTGCTTGCCTCTTTGCCAGCCCTCAGGCTTCGAACCAGCGTTCAGGCGAGAACGTCACTTAGCGCAGCATGATCGCGTGCGAACCACCTCTGTTTGGAGAGGAGTGCTGGGCACACTACCCTCACGAAATTACGTTGCCGCAATGCTTCTTCGAACTTATGCTCCCACAAGTCAGGTTTGGTGCTCTGCCCTCTCTGCTCTTTATGTAACGGGGAAGTAACTATTATTCGCGATTCCTTTTACCTTGTCGCCGCGTTATTGCTGCAAGAAAATAATATTGGAACTATACCTTCGAAGATGTGACTTGGACTTAGTAGTGCCTCTTATTTTTACGTTTGGGGTCTCTAATCAGGGATACAGACACAACATTGTTTGCTTCGCTGCCCACGAGTTTGTTACGGAATGGCCAAACAAATTCTCTGTTAAATTTGCATCTTCTTTTTTCGTTCcttacgtgaaaaaaaaagtattggctgATTCTTTCTTCTAATATTACCTCGATCTATATATACACGTGATTTCACCCTTCAATAGCCGTTCCTCTGTAGCAGTTctcaaattttattttggatTATAACTTAGAATATTCCACGCAATTCATGACCCATACCCCATAGTGGGTTTGAGCCTCGTGTTAGGTGGGCAACAACAACAAGCGGGGAAATATGCGACATAGCAGGGACACGGGGCGCCGCCGTTCAAAAAATTTCACTGCCAGAGGCTCGGGTTGGATATTGGTTGAATATGGATATTGTCCTCATGGTCAATAATGGACTGGACAATGTGGTGGACATCTCTAGGCCACCCCTTCAGTTCGGACCGATGAGCGGCTTGGCTGCTGATCAACCTACAAACGTAATTCACCCGGCCTACCGCCAAGGCATCGGAGATAACGAGCTGAGTCAAGCAATTCTCGAGAAAACAAGCCGAGCTGACCACGTCAACAAGAGCCAAGTGGAAGTCACTGAAATGCCTCCGAGGTGGGATCGCACTGTGGTGCTGCCGGTCGAAAAGAACATTTACCGACAGCACGTAACAACAGCTCTGCGCTCAGAGGCAGAAGTAGCCGCCTATCGGCTTGCCAGAGAGATTGCGGTCAGCGGGCGATGCGTTCCCAAGCCGCGAAGAGGTAGACTTACCAGACTGCCTAACTGAATGGTGCAACCCGTGGCTGCACGGGTTGCACCATTCTCTTGTTGCATGCCTCTTTCACAGGCGTAGAAGCTCAGTGTTGGCCTGTAGCACTCAGTGGCAGAGACCTTCTAGCTGTAGTCCAAGCTGTCCCTTCGGAAGTAAAGGCGGTCGCCTACCTCCTCCCCGCCATGCTACACGTCTTGAGCCAGCCTCCCTTGCAATCCGGCGACGGACCTATCGCACTGGTTCTGGTTACGACCCGTGAGAGGGCTCGGGAAGTTCACCGGGTAGCCTGTGACCTCCAGGAATACACGAAGGTTGGAGCGGCCTGCCTCCCTTGTCGCGAGCCTAAGGAAGCGCAGCTCGAAGATATCGAGAAATGTCCTCAGATCTGCATCGCGGCTCCTCTGGCCGTCTCCTCGCCTTCCTGAGAGATGGCAGGCTGCGCCTCTTAAGATGTACCTACGTGGTGTTAGACGGAGCGGACCACATAGTGGACATGGACCTGGAGATTGAAATTCAGGCGGTTGCAGAGTGGATCCGACCTGACCACCAGACACAAATATGGCTTACCTCGCGAACCCAGAACGTGCATCCGTTCTGCGAGGACCCACTGGATGACTACGTTCAGGTCAGCATCGGGGTAAAGCCGGCGTCTCGTGACCTGACCGTCGAGCAGGTCGTTTTTGTCTGCGACGAGGCAGAGAAAAGCGAGCGACTCGTAGCGATTCTGCAGGACACTCTCAACAAGCCACATCGTAAGGTCATCGTTTTCGTTGAAACGAAGCAAGCAGTGGACGACCTTGTGGGCTTCTTGGTGTTTCGGGATAT contains:
- the LOC142559283 gene encoding putative ATP-dependent RNA helicase DDX5 codes for the protein MDIVLMVNNGLDNVVDISRPPLQFGPMSGLAADQPTNVIHPAYRQGIGDNELSQAILEKTSRADHVNKSQVEVTEMPPRWDRTVVLPVEKNIYRQHVTTALRSEAEVAAYRLAREIAVSGRCVPKPRRGVEAQCWPVALSGRDLLAVVQAVPSEVKAVAYLLPAMLHVLSQPPLQSGDGPIALVLVTTRERAREVHRVACDLQEYTKVGAACLPCREPKEAQLEDIEKCPQICIAAPLAVSSPS